The Rhodopseudomonas palustris genome window below encodes:
- a CDS encoding LysR family transcriptional regulator, with protein sequence MPAEADDPQGRYVCKPPGGDLRSDRSGLVDPTGDRPMTVARSAQQRRSPRRTAENVAKTQRKIRYDWNDVVYFLEVARQRSLVRAAAKLKVDHTTVSRRIRELERSLNSTLFKRSKSGFSLTEIGMRLLQYAEGMESQANSIVEAIGTDTADAGGAVRIAAMEGIGSFYLTPCIVDFNKVYPSIQVELITDTRLLDLSRREADVFVSFFRPHGKRLSIKKVGEFRISLYASNRYFEGRSDPQTLKELEDHAFIDFIEDHIYSKENRWLSDVLRPPHTIFRSTSLVAQSIAVSAGQGIAMLPSYVASGRPELRPVMPELFTTRDIWLSVHEDLLHIARIKAVITFLEERIEADRMFLNSVKNKPGRRRS encoded by the coding sequence GTGCCGGCAGAAGCTGATGATCCCCAAGGTCGATATGTTTGCAAACCGCCTGGTGGAGACCTACGCTCCGATCGTAGCGGCCTAGTCGATCCGACGGGTGACCGGCCGATGACGGTCGCGCGATCGGCGCAGCAGCGCCGGTCGCCCCGCAGGACGGCAGAGAACGTGGCGAAGACACAACGCAAGATCCGCTATGACTGGAACGACGTCGTCTACTTTCTGGAGGTGGCCCGGCAACGCAGCTTGGTGCGCGCCGCGGCCAAGCTGAAGGTCGACCACACGACCGTCAGTCGGCGTATCCGGGAGCTCGAGCGAAGCCTGAATTCGACGTTGTTCAAGCGCAGCAAATCCGGCTTCAGCCTGACTGAAATAGGCATGCGGCTGCTGCAATATGCCGAGGGCATGGAAAGCCAGGCGAACTCGATCGTCGAGGCGATCGGCACCGACACCGCCGATGCGGGAGGCGCGGTCCGGATCGCGGCGATGGAAGGGATCGGCAGCTTCTATCTCACGCCCTGCATCGTCGACTTCAACAAGGTCTATCCGTCGATCCAGGTCGAACTGATCACCGATACCCGCCTGCTCGACCTCAGCCGTCGCGAGGCCGATGTTTTCGTGAGTTTCTTCCGGCCGCACGGCAAGCGGCTGTCGATCAAGAAGGTCGGCGAGTTTCGCATATCGCTGTATGCGTCCAATCGGTATTTCGAGGGTCGGAGCGATCCTCAGACCCTGAAGGAGCTCGAAGACCACGCGTTCATCGATTTCATCGAAGACCACATCTACAGCAAGGAGAACCGCTGGCTCTCCGATGTCTTGCGGCCGCCTCACACGATCTTCCGGAGCACCAGCCTGGTGGCGCAATCGATCGCCGTGTCGGCAGGACAGGGAATCGCGATGCTGCCGTCCTATGTGGCTTCGGGCCGCCCCGAACTTCGGCCCGTCATGCCGGAGTTGTTCACGACGCGCGATATCTGGCTTTCGGTCCACGAGGACCTGCTGCACATCGCCCGCATCAAGGCCGTCATCACCTTCCTGGAGGAACGTATCGAGGCCGACAGGATGTTCCTCAACTCGGTGAAGAACAAGCCGGGGCGCAGGCGATCGTGA
- a CDS encoding carbon-nitrogen hydrolase family protein: MTKRRFRAAAVQTLAKLGDFDFNIALATRYVEDAVRQGAELIVFPECMDTGYLFDSPEHCRELAETLTDGPFVQALAALSRKHGVYIASGITEWDPVKEKIFNTGIMFDRKGEVACHYHKQFLATHDQNWFAFGERGCPVVDTDLGRIGLLICFDGRIPEIFRAMAMQGAEVIVDMANFFAMDQADMWGPARAYENGVWLVAATKAGYERSIYYPGGSMIVDPKGRVLSKVPYDTHGMSIATIDLDEAADKSIYTANDKIADRRPETYGIMALPYEQTPVHGVADRPLIPSKSVTKVAAVQIHVTPDCSVAEVLDMVDHTAKLGAKVLVLPEYAFSEHYILSVEEASEQADRTAENLAAVAKIAARYGCLIAAPVIERAAAGLYVTTVLIGPDGKEIGRYRKTHLTAEERRWAVAGFDYPVFETPFGRIGVMSGYDAVFPETSRCLAIGGADIILWPAALREPFERELLAVPRAEDNRVAVVLANRVDSPYPGGSVVIPPTGFPQWDINIAAPRVMKLGAVMPKHIDLAVCRQKLMIPKVDMFANRLVETYAPIVAA; the protein is encoded by the coding sequence ATGACGAAGCGCCGATTTCGCGCCGCTGCGGTGCAGACACTCGCCAAGTTGGGCGATTTCGACTTCAACATCGCGCTCGCGACCCGCTACGTCGAAGATGCGGTCCGCCAGGGCGCCGAACTGATCGTGTTCCCCGAATGCATGGACACCGGCTATCTGTTCGATTCGCCGGAGCATTGCCGCGAACTCGCCGAGACGTTGACCGACGGCCCGTTCGTCCAGGCGCTGGCGGCGCTGAGCCGCAAGCACGGCGTCTATATCGCCAGCGGCATCACCGAATGGGATCCGGTCAAAGAGAAGATCTTCAACACCGGCATCATGTTCGATCGCAAGGGCGAGGTCGCCTGCCACTATCACAAGCAGTTTCTCGCCACCCACGACCAGAACTGGTTCGCGTTCGGCGAGCGCGGCTGCCCGGTGGTCGACACCGACCTCGGCCGCATCGGTCTTTTGATCTGCTTCGACGGCCGCATTCCCGAGATCTTCCGCGCCATGGCGATGCAGGGCGCCGAAGTGATCGTCGACATGGCCAATTTCTTCGCGATGGACCAGGCCGACATGTGGGGCCCGGCGCGCGCTTACGAGAACGGCGTCTGGCTGGTGGCCGCCACCAAGGCCGGCTACGAGCGCTCGATCTATTATCCGGGCGGCAGCATGATCGTCGATCCGAAAGGGCGGGTGCTGTCCAAGGTGCCCTACGATACGCACGGCATGTCGATCGCCACCATCGATCTCGACGAAGCCGCCGACAAATCGATCTACACCGCGAACGACAAGATCGCCGATCGCCGCCCCGAGACCTACGGCATCATGGCGCTGCCGTATGAGCAGACGCCGGTCCATGGCGTCGCCGACCGTCCGCTGATCCCGTCGAAATCCGTCACCAAGGTGGCGGCCGTGCAGATTCACGTTACGCCGGACTGCAGCGTCGCGGAGGTGCTCGACATGGTCGACCACACCGCCAAGCTCGGCGCCAAGGTGCTGGTGCTGCCGGAATACGCATTCTCCGAGCACTACATCCTCTCCGTCGAGGAGGCGTCCGAGCAGGCCGACCGGACGGCGGAGAATCTGGCGGCAGTCGCGAAGATCGCCGCGCGCTACGGCTGCCTGATCGCGGCGCCGGTCATCGAGCGCGCCGCCGCCGGGCTCTATGTGACCACCGTGCTGATTGGCCCCGACGGCAAGGAGATCGGGCGCTACCGCAAGACACATCTCACCGCCGAAGAGCGCCGATGGGCGGTCGCGGGCTTCGACTATCCGGTGTTCGAGACGCCGTTCGGCCGCATCGGCGTGATGTCGGGCTACGACGCAGTGTTTCCGGAGACCTCGCGCTGTCTGGCGATCGGCGGCGCCGACATCATTCTGTGGCCCGCCGCGTTGCGCGAACCGTTCGAGCGCGAGCTGCTCGCCGTGCCGCGTGCCGAGGACAACCGTGTCGCGGTCGTGCTCGCCAACCGGGTCGACAGTCCGTATCCGGGCGGCAGCGTGGTGATCCCGCCGACCGGCTTCCCGCAATGGGACATCAACATCGCGGCGCCGCGGGTGATGAAGCTCGGCGCGGTGATGCCCAAGCACATCGATCTCGCCGTGTGCCGGCAGAAGCTGATGATCCCCAAGGTCGATATGTTTGCAAACCGCCTGGTGGAGACCTACGCTCCGATCGTAGCGGCCTAG
- a CDS encoding substrate-binding domain-containing protein, giving the protein MGEGVLSIGDLGGGGAGFSPPIGVLERASSLADAAWVEGPGDGAGAATRRARNKLRIANFVTFQGAPGIWGPASSNAALLAAAEINKRGGILGREIELVMCDAGGPIEDVARRVAQAVDFDDVDIVMGSHISAVRVALRKAIRGRVPYIYTPVYEGGERTPGVMAIGETPRWQSRPAIDWLTRVKKAQRWYLIGSDYVWPWLSHRAVKKYIQDAGGQVVGEEFVPLGEDDHERHLARIRAARPDVVLISLIGADSVTFNRAFAECGLATRTLRLAGAMDETVLLGIGADNTENLFCASGYFGCYASSANDEFRAACVRAFGPTAPPIGSVGQSNYEGLRFLEAVADKAQTLAARPLLSAAKNVVYNGPRGAVTIRDGRARMTIHLAEADGLDFKLIGTF; this is encoded by the coding sequence ATGGGAGAGGGCGTGCTTTCGATCGGGGATCTCGGAGGCGGTGGCGCAGGATTTTCGCCGCCAATCGGTGTGCTTGAGAGGGCGTCTTCGCTCGCGGATGCGGCGTGGGTGGAAGGGCCGGGGGACGGCGCCGGAGCGGCGACTCGCCGGGCGCGCAACAAATTGCGGATCGCCAATTTCGTCACCTTCCAGGGCGCGCCGGGGATCTGGGGGCCGGCCTCGAGCAATGCCGCGCTGCTGGCGGCGGCCGAGATCAACAAACGCGGCGGGATTCTCGGGCGCGAAATCGAACTGGTGATGTGCGACGCCGGCGGTCCGATCGAGGACGTCGCGCGGCGGGTGGCGCAGGCGGTCGATTTCGACGACGTCGACATCGTGATGGGCTCGCATATCAGCGCGGTCCGCGTCGCGCTGCGCAAGGCGATCCGCGGCCGGGTGCCGTATATCTACACGCCGGTCTATGAGGGCGGCGAGCGCACGCCCGGCGTGATGGCGATCGGCGAGACGCCGCGCTGGCAGAGCCGGCCGGCGATCGACTGGCTCACCCGGGTCAAGAAGGCCCAGCGCTGGTATCTGATCGGCAGCGACTATGTCTGGCCGTGGCTGTCGCACCGCGCGGTCAAGAAATACATTCAGGATGCTGGCGGCCAGGTCGTGGGCGAGGAGTTCGTGCCGCTCGGCGAGGACGATCACGAGCGCCACCTCGCCCGCATCCGCGCGGCGCGCCCCGACGTGGTGCTGATCTCGCTGATCGGCGCCGACAGCGTCACCTTCAACCGCGCGTTTGCCGAATGCGGCCTGGCCACGCGCACGCTGCGGCTCGCCGGCGCGATGGACGAGACCGTGCTGCTCGGCATCGGCGCCGACAATACCGAGAACCTGTTCTGCGCCTCGGGCTATTTCGGGTGCTACGCGTCCAGCGCCAACGACGAGTTTCGTGCCGCCTGCGTACGGGCGTTCGGGCCGACCGCGCCGCCGATCGGATCGGTCGGTCAGTCCAATTACGAAGGCCTGCGCTTTCTCGAGGCCGTCGCCGACAAGGCGCAGACGCTGGCGGCGCGGCCATTACTCTCCGCGGCGAAGAACGTCGTCTACAACGGCCCCCGCGGCGCCGTGACGATCCGCGACGGCCGCGCGCGGATGACGATCCATCTCGCCGAAGCCGATGGCCTCGATTTCAAGCTGATCGGCACGTTCTGA
- a CDS encoding amidase: MAVSLPTPTQLLDVADQCGLSLTDEDVMSFRALMQPSVDAYNVVAALPDEVPLVKYPRTPGYQPGAEENPRNAWYRKATVKGAASGKLKGKTVALKDNIMLAGVPMMNGSSTLEGFVPDFDATIVMRILDAGGEILGKTHCEHFCMSGGSHTGSNGPVHNPHKMGYSAGGSSSGSAVVVALGEADMAIGGDQGGSIRMPSSFSGTYGMKPTWGLVPYTGIMPIEVFVDHTGPMTANVEDNALLLEVLAGDDGYDPRIRAPKLHDYTKALGHDVKGMKIGLVREGFEQAGAEPAVNESVREAAKRLASLGATVEEISIPSHNLAAAVWMPIGTEGMTQTMMFGDGYGLSRPDLYSTALMKAHRGWREQADSLSETTKMMLLFGTYINNTFGPRYYGKAQNISRRVTAAYDQALAKFDLLLMPTTPMKATPLPAPGASREEIIGRAFEMISNTAPFDITHHPAMSIPCGMVDGLPVGLMLIGKHFDEPTIYRAAHAFEQSGDWKTM, encoded by the coding sequence TTGGCAGTATCACTTCCCACACCCACGCAGCTTCTCGATGTCGCCGATCAGTGCGGCCTGTCGCTCACCGATGAAGACGTGATGTCCTTCCGCGCGCTGATGCAGCCGTCGGTCGACGCCTACAACGTCGTCGCCGCTCTGCCGGACGAAGTGCCGCTGGTGAAGTATCCGCGCACGCCCGGCTATCAGCCCGGCGCCGAGGAAAACCCGCGCAACGCCTGGTATCGCAAGGCGACCGTGAAGGGCGCCGCCTCCGGCAAGCTGAAGGGCAAGACCGTCGCGCTCAAGGACAACATCATGCTGGCCGGCGTGCCGATGATGAACGGCTCCTCGACGCTCGAAGGCTTCGTTCCAGATTTCGATGCGACCATCGTGATGCGGATTCTCGACGCCGGCGGCGAAATTCTCGGCAAGACGCATTGCGAACATTTCTGCATGTCCGGCGGCAGCCATACCGGCTCCAACGGTCCGGTGCACAATCCGCACAAGATGGGCTACTCGGCCGGCGGCTCGTCCTCGGGCAGCGCCGTGGTGGTCGCGCTCGGCGAGGCCGACATGGCGATCGGCGGCGACCAGGGCGGTTCGATCCGGATGCCGTCGTCGTTCAGCGGCACCTACGGCATGAAGCCGACCTGGGGCCTGGTGCCCTACACCGGCATCATGCCGATCGAAGTCTTCGTCGACCACACCGGGCCGATGACCGCGAATGTCGAAGACAACGCGCTGCTGCTGGAAGTGCTCGCCGGCGACGACGGCTACGATCCGCGCATCCGCGCGCCCAAGCTGCACGACTACACCAAGGCGCTGGGCCACGACGTCAAGGGCATGAAGATCGGCCTCGTCCGCGAGGGCTTCGAGCAGGCCGGCGCCGAGCCCGCGGTCAACGAGAGCGTGCGCGAGGCCGCCAAGCGCCTCGCGAGCCTCGGCGCGACCGTGGAGGAAATTTCCATCCCGTCGCATAATCTCGCCGCCGCGGTGTGGATGCCGATCGGCACCGAAGGCATGACCCAGACCATGATGTTCGGCGACGGCTACGGCCTCAGTCGGCCCGACCTGTATTCGACGGCGCTGATGAAGGCGCATCGCGGCTGGCGCGAGCAGGCGGATTCGCTGTCCGAAACCACCAAGATGATGCTGCTGTTCGGCACCTATATCAACAACACCTTCGGCCCGCGTTACTATGGCAAGGCGCAGAACATCTCGCGCCGCGTCACGGCCGCCTACGACCAGGCGCTGGCGAAGTTCGATCTGCTGCTGATGCCGACCACGCCGATGAAGGCGACGCCGCTGCCGGCGCCTGGCGCCAGCCGCGAAGAAATCATCGGCCGCGCCTTCGAGATGATCAGCAACACCGCGCCGTTCGACATCACCCATCATCCGGCGATGTCGATCCCGTGCGGCATGGTCGACGGCCTGCCGGTCGGGTTGATGCTGATCGGCAAGCATTTCGACGAGCCGACGATCTATCGCGCGGCGCATGCCTTCGAGCAGTCCGGCGACTGGAAGACGATGTGA
- a CDS encoding substrate-binding protein: MSSDSNQGFTRRRFLSNFAFASTALATGVGSWVVRPDWANAAAAPIKVGIATDLTGPIGYAGNADANVAKMVVKQINDAGGLLGRPLELYIEDTASNEAVAVGNVRKLIQRDKVDMVLGGVTSSMRNAIKDVIVSRGKTLYIYPQLYEGKECTANLFCTGPTPAQQCDEFIPWLIKNGGKRFALPSANYVWPHTLNVYARKVIEANGGEVVLEEYYPLDQIDFSSTVNRIISNKVDVVFNTVIPPGVGPMFKQLYEAGFLKNGGRLACVYYDENTLGINQPAEIEGLASCLDYFKAVAKDDPASAKIQAEYDKAFPGTFLFAAGSAATGTYRGLKLWEAAVKEAGKIDRDGVAAALDHAKIAEGPGGPAEMVPGKRHCKMNMYTAVAKNGSYEIVERSKGLVDPKEC; this comes from the coding sequence ATGTCCAGCGACAGCAATCAAGGTTTCACGCGCCGCCGCTTTTTGTCCAATTTCGCCTTCGCCAGCACAGCGCTGGCCACCGGCGTCGGCAGCTGGGTGGTGCGGCCGGACTGGGCCAACGCCGCGGCCGCCCCGATCAAGGTCGGCATCGCCACCGATCTCACAGGCCCGATCGGCTATGCCGGCAATGCCGACGCCAACGTCGCCAAGATGGTGGTCAAGCAGATCAACGATGCCGGCGGCCTGCTCGGCCGGCCGCTCGAACTGTACATCGAGGACACCGCGTCCAACGAAGCCGTGGCGGTCGGCAACGTCCGCAAGCTGATCCAGCGCGACAAGGTCGATATGGTGCTGGGCGGCGTCACCTCGTCGATGCGCAACGCCATCAAGGACGTCATCGTTTCGCGCGGCAAGACGCTGTACATCTATCCGCAGCTCTACGAAGGCAAGGAGTGCACGGCGAACCTGTTCTGCACCGGACCGACGCCGGCGCAGCAGTGCGACGAATTCATTCCGTGGCTGATCAAGAACGGCGGCAAGCGCTTCGCGCTGCCCTCCGCCAACTATGTGTGGCCGCACACGCTCAACGTTTACGCCCGCAAGGTGATCGAGGCCAATGGCGGCGAGGTGGTGCTGGAAGAATACTATCCGCTCGACCAGATCGACTTCTCCTCGACCGTCAACCGCATCATCTCCAACAAGGTCGACGTGGTGTTCAACACCGTGATCCCGCCGGGCGTCGGTCCGATGTTCAAGCAGCTCTATGAAGCGGGCTTCCTCAAGAACGGCGGCCGGCTCGCTTGCGTGTATTACGACGAGAACACGCTTGGCATCAATCAGCCCGCCGAGATCGAGGGGCTGGCGAGCTGCCTCGATTACTTCAAGGCGGTCGCGAAGGACGATCCGGCCAGCGCCAAGATCCAGGCCGAATACGACAAGGCGTTTCCCGGCACCTTTCTGTTCGCGGCCGGCAGCGCCGCCACCGGCACCTATCGCGGCCTGAAGCTGTGGGAAGCCGCCGTCAAGGAAGCCGGCAAGATCGACCGCGACGGCGTCGCCGCCGCGCTCGACCACGCCAAGATCGCCGAAGGCCCGGGCGGCCCGGCCGAAATGGTTCCCGGCAAGCGCCACTGCAAGATGAACATGTACACCGCCGTCGCCAAGAACGGCAGCTACGAGATCGTCGAGCGCAGCAAGGGGCTGGTGGATCCGAAGGAATGCTGA
- a CDS encoding ABC transporter ATP-binding protein, with the protein MSASSVLQLRPKQMTDTAPMPAAPKPGRQAKMTIRGLRKTFNDAVVYDGFDLDLPLGQFISVFGPNGCGKSTLINMISGLMPMDAGEVLYDGQRISETRISYVFQNYREALFPWLKAIDNIHYPLKVMGVPRAERKRRIEKLLAEFEIRIDLNAYPYTLSGGQQQTVSILRALVTEPEVLFLDEPFSALDYEMTMSMREQLQKIFMKTKTTMLLVSHDLDEAIEQADKLVLLTRRPTQVAEIVEIGLPWPRDRAVTTGDDFMAIKRHCLDRFWQEVKK; encoded by the coding sequence ATGAGCGCGAGCAGCGTCCTCCAACTGCGGCCGAAGCAGATGACCGATACTGCACCGATGCCCGCCGCGCCGAAGCCCGGCCGGCAGGCGAAGATGACGATCCGCGGCCTGCGCAAGACCTTCAACGACGCCGTCGTCTACGACGGTTTCGACCTGGACCTGCCGCTCGGCCAGTTCATCTCGGTGTTCGGTCCGAACGGCTGCGGCAAGAGCACGCTGATCAACATGATCTCCGGGCTGATGCCGATGGATGCCGGAGAGGTGCTGTATGACGGCCAGCGGATCAGCGAGACGCGGATCTCCTACGTCTTCCAGAACTATCGCGAGGCGCTGTTTCCCTGGCTGAAGGCGATCGACAACATCCATTACCCGCTGAAGGTGATGGGCGTGCCGCGCGCCGAGCGCAAGCGGCGGATCGAGAAGCTGCTGGCGGAATTCGAGATCCGGATCGATCTCAACGCCTATCCCTACACGCTGTCGGGCGGCCAGCAGCAGACGGTGTCGATCCTGCGCGCGCTGGTGACGGAGCCGGAGGTGCTGTTCCTCGACGAGCCGTTCTCGGCGCTCGACTACGAGATGACGATGTCGATGCGCGAGCAGTTGCAGAAGATCTTCATGAAGACCAAGACCACGATGCTGCTGGTGTCGCACGACCTCGACGAGGCGATCGAGCAAGCGGACAAGCTGGTCCTGCTCACCCGGCGGCCGACCCAGGTCGCCGAGATCGTCGAGATCGGCCTGCCGTGGCCGCGCGACCGCGCCGTCACCACCGGCGACGACTTCATGGCGATCAAGCGCCACTGCCTCGATCGCTTCTGGCAGGAAGTGAAGAAATGA
- a CDS encoding MarR family winged helix-turn-helix transcriptional regulator: MQQTQHPIHSSRTIKSQPVARPPSSNPPITEHLAYLLAQANREINRQLEARLRDEGVPVEQWRILKVLSDGKGHSMGDLAEEVLLNHPTLTKMIDRMVSDSLVYRVQAPDDRRKVLMYSSERGKALTQRLNALALSQEAHIAENYGDKATAELKRLLESLIDAAT, encoded by the coding sequence ATGCAGCAAACGCAGCATCCGATTCATTCAAGTCGAACGATAAAGTCTCAGCCCGTGGCCAGACCGCCCAGTTCCAACCCGCCGATCACCGAACATCTCGCTTATCTGCTGGCGCAGGCCAACCGGGAGATCAACCGGCAGCTCGAGGCGCGGCTGCGCGACGAAGGCGTTCCGGTCGAGCAGTGGCGCATCCTCAAGGTGCTGTCCGACGGCAAGGGCCATTCGATGGGCGACCTCGCCGAGGAAGTGTTGCTCAACCACCCGACGCTGACCAAGATGATCGACCGCATGGTGTCGGACTCGCTGGTGTATCGCGTGCAGGCTCCGGACGACCGCCGCAAGGTGCTGATGTATTCCTCCGAGCGCGGCAAAGCGTTGACTCAGCGCCTCAACGCGCTGGCGCTGAGCCAGGAAGCCCACATCGCCGAGAATTACGGCGACAAGGCCACCGCCGAATTGAAACGGCTGCTCGAAAGCCTGATCGACGCCGCGACCTGA
- a CDS encoding ABC transporter substrate-binding protein, with the protein MSKSVLFAAAMTAALSTVSSAQAACDKMDKVTAAWLPIMQTTAYYVALDQKLFEKACIEIDSNKMESPNQIIDALIAGRADFGPPGAAAGIAMIAESKFPGKLKVFGLQGGGIKVNRINDGLIVKPDSEIKSFADLKGKTLGHVPGIQWRTISRQMVKAAGLDPDKDVKLVDLAVAMQVPAVVGGTVDATLSLEPVGSIAVASGKAKRAMTNPVASVIADPFYSGASVMTTKFMTERPDVARRVVAVIDQATDLVNADFVKYKAVLPAYTPIKVDQLDLVAQPYLRGFKDLDDTDVKSYQALVDVFIAQGVVQGPINVREKLLTKADLGE; encoded by the coding sequence ATGTCGAAATCAGTTCTGTTCGCCGCCGCGATGACGGCCGCGCTCTCGACCGTCAGCAGTGCGCAGGCCGCCTGCGACAAGATGGACAAGGTGACTGCGGCCTGGCTGCCGATCATGCAGACCACCGCTTATTACGTCGCGCTCGACCAGAAGCTGTTCGAGAAGGCCTGCATCGAGATCGACTCCAACAAAATGGAATCGCCGAACCAGATCATCGACGCGCTGATCGCCGGACGCGCCGATTTCGGACCGCCCGGCGCCGCGGCCGGCATCGCGATGATCGCGGAGTCGAAATTCCCCGGCAAGCTCAAGGTGTTCGGTCTGCAGGGCGGCGGCATCAAGGTGAACCGCATCAATGACGGCCTGATCGTCAAGCCGGACAGCGAGATCAAGAGCTTCGCCGACCTCAAGGGCAAGACGCTGGGCCACGTGCCCGGCATCCAGTGGCGGACGATCTCGCGCCAGATGGTGAAGGCCGCCGGCCTCGATCCCGACAAGGACGTCAAGCTGGTCGATCTCGCAGTCGCCATGCAGGTGCCGGCGGTGGTCGGCGGCACGGTCGACGCCACGCTGTCGCTGGAGCCGGTCGGCTCGATCGCGGTGGCGTCCGGCAAGGCCAAGCGCGCCATGACCAACCCGGTCGCCAGCGTCATCGCCGACCCGTTCTATTCCGGTGCCTCGGTGATGACGACCAAATTCATGACCGAGCGCCCGGACGTCGCCCGCCGCGTCGTGGCGGTGATCGATCAGGCGACCGACCTGGTGAACGCCGATTTCGTCAAGTACAAGGCGGTGCTGCCGGCTTACACGCCGATCAAGGTCGATCAGCTCGACCTGGTGGCGCAGCCTTATCTGCGTGGCTTCAAGGATCTCGACGACACCGACGTCAAATCCTATCAGGCGCTGGTCGACGTGTTCATCGCCCAGGGCGTCGTGCAGGGGCCGATCAACGTTCGCGAGAAGCTGCTGACCAAGGCGGATCTCGGCGAATGA
- a CDS encoding ABC transporter permease — translation MPFALSKITAARVRRASELAIGPILLFGVWWLAARGGWVNRDLLPSPVDTLRDTAANIWSGSMTEDFWSTLARVAYSIAIAIIAGVPIGIVLGAKATVYRSVEFIIDFFRSTPATAMFPLFLLLFGLGDLAKVAVAAFAAWLVIVFNVAYGVMNARQTRILAARSMGASSLRIFRDVIFFETLPQTFIGLRTAVSLALVVIIVAEMFIGATDGMGHRIIDAQISYSLTDMYGSILIAGAMGYGLNLILLFLERSVIHWSGK, via the coding sequence GTGCCGTTCGCCCTTTCGAAAATCACCGCAGCGAGAGTCCGTCGCGCCAGTGAACTGGCGATCGGCCCGATCCTGTTGTTCGGGGTTTGGTGGCTTGCGGCGCGCGGCGGCTGGGTCAACCGGGATCTTCTGCCGTCGCCGGTCGACACACTTCGCGATACTGCGGCCAACATCTGGTCCGGCAGCATGACCGAGGATTTCTGGAGCACGCTGGCTCGGGTCGCTTATTCGATCGCGATCGCGATCATTGCGGGCGTTCCGATCGGCATCGTGCTTGGCGCCAAGGCGACGGTGTATCGTTCGGTCGAGTTCATCATCGACTTCTTCCGCTCGACGCCGGCGACGGCGATGTTTCCGCTGTTCCTGCTGCTGTTCGGGCTCGGTGATCTCGCCAAGGTCGCCGTCGCGGCGTTCGCCGCCTGGCTGGTGATCGTGTTCAACGTCGCCTACGGCGTGATGAACGCCCGGCAGACGCGTATTCTCGCGGCACGTTCGATGGGCGCGTCGTCGCTCCGGATCTTCCGCGATGTGATCTTCTTCGAAACCCTGCCGCAGACCTTCATCGGGTTGCGCACGGCGGTGTCGCTGGCGCTGGTCGTGATCATCGTCGCCGAGATGTTCATCGGCGCCACCGACGGCATGGGCCATCGCATCATCGACGCGCAGATCTCCTACTCGCTCACCGACATGTACGGCTCGATCCTGATCGCCGGCGCGATGGGATACGGGCTCAATCTGATCCTGCTGTTTCTCGAACGTTCGGTCATCCACTGGTCGGGCAAATGA
- a CDS encoding branched-chain amino acid ABC transporter permease, producing MENLLVALFEILSFGAIVVLVVLGLGIIASMMGIFNFAQGEFVLLGAYVTYLAYTAGLPVWLGMVAAPFVVGALGFVLERLIVRRFYAAPIVAMLGTYALGLIIREIVRGLIGGLYISVPEPVGGSVALGSMHFSTWRLVIIVITALVMVASYLLLSRTSFGLRVRASLENPALARASGISTNAIYGATFAFGAALAGLAGALIVPVFSLFADLGLRFLIQGFVAVMVGGIGSFAGPVAGAAVIGTLSAALPWVIQPVIADVLVFVLAIIFIKFRPQGLVSGKGI from the coding sequence ATGGAAAACCTGCTCGTCGCCTTGTTCGAAATCCTGAGCTTCGGCGCCATCGTCGTGTTGGTGGTGCTGGGGCTCGGGATCATCGCCAGCATGATGGGGATCTTCAATTTCGCGCAGGGCGAGTTCGTCCTGCTCGGCGCCTACGTCACCTATCTGGCCTATACCGCGGGCCTTCCGGTGTGGCTCGGCATGGTGGCGGCGCCGTTCGTGGTCGGCGCGCTCGGCTTCGTGCTCGAACGACTGATCGTGCGCAGATTCTACGCCGCGCCGATCGTGGCGATGCTCGGCACCTATGCGCTCGGCCTGATCATCCGCGAGATCGTCCGCGGCCTGATCGGCGGTCTCTATATCTCGGTGCCGGAGCCGGTCGGCGGCTCGGTCGCGCTCGGCTCGATGCATTTCTCGACCTGGCGGCTGGTGATCATCGTCATCACCGCGCTGGTGATGGTGGCGAGCTATCTGTTGCTGTCGCGCACCTCGTTCGGCCTGCGGGTCCGGGCCTCGCTGGAGAATCCGGCGCTGGCGCGCGCATCCGGCATTTCCACCAACGCGATCTACGGCGCCACCTTCGCGTTCGGCGCGGCGCTGGCCGGGCTTGCAGGCGCACTGATCGTGCCGGTGTTCTCGCTGTTCGCCGATCTCGGCCTGCGCTTCCTGATTCAGGGCTTCGTCGCCGTGATGGTCGGCGGCATCGGATCGTTCGCGGGACCTGTCGCCGGCGCGGCGGTGATCGGCACGCTGTCGGCGGCGCTGCCGTGGGTGATCCAGCCGGTGATCGCGGACGTCCTCGTCTTCGTCCTCGCCATCATCTTCATCAAGTTCCGGCCACAGGGCCTCGTTTCGGGAAAAGGGATCTAG